A window of the Vibrio fluvialis genome harbors these coding sequences:
- a CDS encoding NADPH-dependent FMN reductase — translation MTKYKIGYFVGSLSSTSINRKLAHALAKLSPPELELVEIPIKDLPLYSQDYDADFPEVAKAFKQAIADCDGLLFVTPEFNRSIPGGLKNAIDWASRPWGQNSFASKPSGVIGTSPGAIGTAVAQSQLRSVLCFCNSPLMNTVEAYLQYHDGMIDDDNNVTAERTKAFLENYMKELHQFVIRVLTVLPRQR, via the coding sequence ATGACCAAGTACAAAATCGGCTATTTCGTCGGGAGTTTGTCATCTACCTCCATCAACCGTAAGCTGGCTCATGCGCTGGCTAAACTCAGCCCACCGGAGTTAGAACTGGTGGAAATCCCCATCAAGGATCTACCGCTATACAGCCAAGATTACGACGCAGATTTTCCTGAGGTAGCAAAAGCGTTCAAACAGGCGATCGCCGATTGCGATGGCCTGCTGTTTGTGACGCCGGAGTTCAACCGCTCCATTCCCGGCGGGCTGAAAAATGCCATTGACTGGGCAAGCCGTCCCTGGGGGCAGAACTCGTTTGCCAGCAAGCCTTCCGGCGTTATCGGCACTTCACCCGGTGCTATCGGTACAGCGGTTGCACAGAGCCAATTGCGCAGTGTGCTCTGTTTTTGTAATTCACCGCTGATGAATACCGTTGAAGCGTATCTGCAATATCACGATGGCATGATAGACGACGATAACAATGTCACCGCTGAGCGAACCAAAGCGTTTCTGGAAAACTACATGAAAGAGTTACACCAGTTTGTGATTCGCGTACTCACTGTGCTACCGCGGCAACGCTGA
- a CDS encoding ABC-F family ATPase, with protein MLTTANITMQFGDKPLFENISIKFGNGNRYGLIGANGCGKSTFMKILSGELEPSAGSVSTDPNERMAKLGQDQFAFEEFTVVDTVIMGHKELWKVKEERDRIYALPEMTDEDGMRVGDLETEFAEMDGYSAEARAGELLLGLGIPEAQHFSLMSELAPGLKLRVLLAQVLFAEPEIMLLDEPTNNLDMHTIAWLEQTLLARNCTMIIISHDRHFLNTVCTHMADLDYGELRLFHGNYDEYMIAAEQARDRLHADNAKKKAQIAELQTFVSRFSANASKAKQATSRQKQLDKIQLEEVKPSSRQSPFIRFDQKKELFRNALEVEGLKQGYGENILINNVNLMVEVGERIAIIGENGIGKSTTLNTLAGVMEPMAGMIKWSENNNIGFYAQDHAHDFAEDMSLLDWMSQWKNEGEDEQTVRGILGRMLFSQNDIKKSVKVISGGEQGRMLFGKLIMQKPNILLMDEPTNHMDMESIEALNLALENYKGTLLFVSHDRQFVSSIATRIIEITKDGVNDFHGTYDEYLAKQGLIG; from the coding sequence GTGTTAACGACTGCAAACATCACCATGCAATTTGGCGATAAGCCATTGTTTGAAAACATCTCGATTAAATTTGGTAATGGCAACCGTTACGGCCTGATTGGTGCCAACGGTTGTGGTAAATCCACATTTATGAAAATTCTCAGCGGCGAGCTGGAGCCATCGGCAGGTTCTGTTTCGACCGATCCAAACGAGCGTATGGCTAAACTGGGTCAGGATCAGTTCGCGTTTGAAGAGTTCACGGTGGTGGACACAGTTATCATGGGTCACAAAGAGTTGTGGAAGGTCAAAGAAGAACGTGACCGCATTTACGCTCTGCCAGAAATGACCGACGAAGACGGCATGCGTGTTGGCGATCTGGAAACTGAATTCGCAGAAATGGACGGCTACTCCGCCGAAGCACGCGCGGGTGAACTGCTGCTGGGCTTGGGTATTCCTGAAGCACAACATTTCAGCCTGATGAGCGAGCTCGCACCGGGTCTGAAACTGCGTGTGTTGCTGGCGCAGGTGCTGTTCGCAGAACCAGAAATCATGCTGCTCGACGAACCCACCAACAACCTGGACATGCACACTATCGCATGGCTGGAGCAAACGTTGCTGGCGCGTAACTGCACCATGATCATCATCTCGCACGACCGTCACTTCCTGAATACCGTATGTACGCACATGGCGGATCTGGATTACGGTGAACTGCGTCTGTTCCACGGTAACTACGACGAATACATGATCGCGGCTGAACAAGCGCGTGACCGTCTGCATGCCGACAACGCGAAGAAGAAAGCTCAAATTGCTGAGCTGCAAACCTTCGTAAGCCGCTTCTCTGCGAACGCATCAAAAGCGAAACAGGCGACTTCTCGTCAGAAACAGCTGGATAAAATCCAACTGGAAGAAGTGAAACCGTCAAGCCGCCAGTCACCATTCATCCGTTTCGATCAGAAGAAAGAACTGTTCCGTAACGCGCTGGAAGTGGAAGGTTTGAAACAGGGTTACGGCGAGAACATTCTGATCAACAACGTCAACCTGATGGTTGAAGTGGGTGAACGCATCGCGATCATCGGTGAGAACGGTATCGGTAAATCCACCACGCTGAACACTCTGGCGGGTGTGATGGAACCGATGGCGGGCATGATCAAATGGTCTGAAAACAACAACATCGGTTTCTACGCTCAGGACCACGCACATGATTTCGCGGAAGACATGTCGTTGCTGGACTGGATGAGCCAGTGGAAAAACGAAGGCGAAGACGAGCAAACCGTACGCGGTATTCTGGGTCGTATGCTGTTCTCACAAAACGACATCAAGAAATCGGTCAAAGTGATTTCTGGTGGTGAGCAAGGTCGTATGCTGTTTGGTAAGCTGATCATGCAAAAACCAAACATCCTGCTGATGGACGAACCAACCAACCACATGGACATGGAATCGATCGAAGCACTGAACCTGGCTCTGGAAAACTACAAAGGCACGCTGCTGTTTGTTTCTCACGACCGTCAGTTCGTATCATCGATTGCGACTCGCATTATCGAAATCACCAAAGATGGTGTGAACGACTTCCACGGTACGTACGATGAGTACCTGGCGAAACAAGGCCTGATTGGCTAA
- a CDS encoding YgiQ family radical SAM protein, protein MNTPKINEYKKYWAECFGTAPFLPTSRKEMQALGWDSCDIIIVTGDAYVDHPSFGMAIIGRLLESQGFRVGIIAQPEWSSKDAFTTLGKPNLFFGVTAGNMDSMINRYTADKKLRHDDAYTPNNEGGKRPDRATLVYSQRCREAYKDVPIVLGGIEASLRRVAHYDYWSDKVRRSVLFDAKADILLFGNAERALVEVAHRLANGENISDMTNVRGTAVNLPAAPEGYTIIDSSRIDKPSTPFVPTNPYEVETQCETGKKEEAEAKPITIRPSRHDAKTTAVRLPSYEKLQNDRILYAHASRVLHLETNPYSGRALLQSHGNRELWVNQAPIPLSTEEMDFVFDLPYARVPHPMYGKAKIPAYDMIKTSVNIMRGCFGGCSFCSITEHEGRIIQNRSKESIINELKEIRDKVPGFTGTISDLGGPTANMYRLGCSDPKAEANCRRPSCVFPGICHKLNTDHKHTIDLYREARKVDGIKKIMIASGVRYDLAIESPEYIKELVTHHVGGYLKIAPEHTEKSPLDLMMKPGMGTYDRFKELFEKYSAEAGKKQYLIPYFISAHPGTKDEDMLNLALWLKKNNYECDQVQNFYPSPMCNATAMYHSEVNPLKRVKYKKREDVAVPKGERQRRLHKALLRYHDPANWPLIREALINMGKKHLIGDKPGCLVPSEDGEKLTPAQRRKSGRHGSNRFATKHTMAQPGFDALRGDKPAGQRQGNSKPGGQSKPGANGRPAGNQAKSGQNGKPNSNGRPNTSAGQGQNRSRPAGKGKAQGRSSQRA, encoded by the coding sequence ATGAATACACCAAAGATTAACGAATACAAGAAATACTGGGCCGAGTGTTTTGGCACAGCCCCATTCCTGCCGACATCGCGTAAAGAGATGCAGGCGCTGGGTTGGGACAGCTGTGACATCATCATCGTCACTGGCGATGCGTATGTCGATCATCCGAGCTTCGGTATGGCGATCATTGGCCGTTTGCTGGAATCGCAGGGTTTCCGCGTGGGCATCATTGCGCAGCCAGAATGGAGCAGCAAAGACGCCTTTACCACGCTGGGTAAACCAAACCTGTTCTTTGGCGTAACGGCCGGAAACATGGACTCGATGATCAACCGTTACACGGCGGACAAAAAGCTGCGTCACGATGATGCTTACACGCCAAACAATGAAGGCGGTAAACGTCCGGATCGTGCCACTCTGGTGTATTCACAACGTTGTCGCGAAGCGTACAAAGATGTGCCAATCGTTTTGGGTGGTATTGAAGCCAGCCTGCGACGCGTCGCGCATTACGACTACTGGTCAGATAAAGTTCGTCGCTCGGTCCTGTTTGATGCCAAAGCGGATATCCTGCTGTTTGGTAACGCAGAGCGTGCACTGGTCGAAGTCGCGCATCGCCTGGCCAATGGCGAAAACATCAGCGACATGACTAACGTGCGCGGCACTGCAGTCAACCTGCCTGCTGCTCCGGAAGGCTACACCATTATCGACTCTTCGCGTATTGATAAACCAAGCACGCCGTTCGTACCAACCAACCCGTATGAAGTGGAAACGCAGTGCGAGACCGGCAAAAAAGAAGAAGCCGAAGCCAAACCGATCACCATTCGCCCTTCTCGCCACGATGCCAAGACGACAGCCGTGCGTCTGCCTTCTTACGAGAAACTGCAAAACGACCGTATTCTTTACGCACACGCCAGCCGCGTGCTGCACCTGGAAACCAACCCATATTCTGGCCGCGCGCTGCTACAGAGCCATGGCAACCGTGAACTGTGGGTAAACCAGGCACCGATCCCACTCTCGACAGAAGAGATGGATTTCGTGTTCGACTTACCATACGCGCGTGTTCCGCACCCAATGTATGGCAAAGCGAAAATTCCGGCTTATGACATGATCAAGACATCGGTCAACATCATGCGCGGCTGCTTTGGTGGCTGTTCTTTCTGTTCGATCACCGAACACGAAGGCCGTATCATTCAGAACCGTTCGAAAGAGTCGATCATCAACGAACTGAAAGAGATTCGTGACAAGGTTCCGGGCTTTACCGGCACCATTTCGGATTTGGGTGGCCCTACGGCCAACATGTACCGCCTTGGCTGTTCGGATCCAAAAGCGGAAGCCAACTGTCGCCGTCCGTCGTGTGTGTTCCCGGGTATCTGTCACAAACTCAATACCGATCATAAGCACACCATCGACCTGTATCGCGAAGCGCGTAAAGTCGACGGCATTAAGAAGATCATGATTGCCTCAGGCGTGCGTTACGATCTGGCGATTGAGTCTCCGGAATACATCAAAGAACTGGTCACGCACCACGTTGGTGGTTATCTGAAGATTGCACCGGAACATACCGAGAAATCGCCACTGGATCTGATGATGAAACCGGGCATGGGAACGTACGATCGCTTCAAAGAGCTGTTTGAAAAATATAGCGCAGAAGCGGGTAAGAAACAGTACCTGATCCCGTACTTCATCTCCGCGCACCCGGGCACAAAAGACGAAGACATGCTCAACCTAGCGCTGTGGCTGAAGAAGAACAACTACGAGTGTGACCAGGTACAGAACTTCTACCCTTCGCCAATGTGTAACGCGACAGCGATGTATCACTCAGAAGTGAACCCACTGAAACGCGTGAAGTACAAAAAACGTGAAGACGTGGCGGTGCCAAAAGGTGAGCGTCAGCGTCGTCTGCACAAAGCACTGCTGCGCTACCACGATCCAGCCAACTGGCCACTGATCCGTGAAGCGCTGATCAACATGGGTAAAAAACACCTGATCGGCGACAAACCGGGTTGCCTGGTACCATCTGAAGATGGTGAGAAACTGACGCCGGCACAACGTCGTAAATCTGGTCGCCATGGTTCGAACCGTTTTGCAACCAAGCATACGATGGCACAACCGGGCTTTGATGCACTGCGTGGCGACAAACCAGCCGGTCAGCGTCAGGGCAACAGCAAACCAGGCGGTCAGTCGAAGCCGGGAGCTAACGGCAGACCTGCGGGCAATCAGGCAAAGTCAGGCCAGAACGGTAAACCGAATAGCAATGGCCGCCCCAATACCAGTGCGGGTCAGGGTCAAAACCGTTCCCGTCCGGCCGGAAAAGGTAAAGCGCAGGGTCGCAGCAGCCAACGAGCCTGA
- the serC gene encoding 3-phosphoserine/phosphohydroxythreonine transaminase, whose protein sequence is MEPNTDTVFNFSAGPAALPKAVMQKAQAEFVNWNDLGVSVMEISHRSKPFIQVAEEAEQDLRDLLNIPDNYKVLFCQGGARAQFAAVPLNLLGDKTQATYIDAGYWAASAVKEAKKYCKPAVFDAKIEKDGKTAVLPASEWKIDADSAYVHFCPNETIDGIEINDLPVTDKPIVADMSSTILSREIDVSKYGVIYAGAQKNIGPAGICIAIVRDDLLGLANDVLPSILNYKLLAEQDSMFNTPPTFAWYLSGLVFKWLKEQGGVKAIEKINREKAALLYGYIDSSDFYRNEIHSNNRSLMNVPFQLAKPELDGTFLELAEARGLTSLKGHRVVGGMRASIYNAMPLEGVQALVDFMKEFEAQYA, encoded by the coding sequence ATGGAGCCGAATACGGACACTGTTTTTAACTTTAGTGCTGGTCCAGCAGCGTTGCCAAAAGCAGTGATGCAAAAAGCACAGGCTGAATTTGTTAACTGGAACGATCTGGGCGTTTCAGTGATGGAAATCAGTCACCGTAGCAAACCTTTCATTCAAGTTGCTGAAGAAGCGGAACAGGATTTACGCGATCTTCTCAACATTCCAGATAACTACAAAGTGCTGTTCTGCCAAGGCGGTGCGCGTGCACAATTTGCGGCGGTTCCACTGAACCTACTGGGTGACAAAACTCAGGCGACCTACATCGACGCAGGTTACTGGGCGGCAAGTGCAGTGAAAGAAGCGAAAAAATACTGCAAACCGGCGGTATTTGACGCGAAAATCGAAAAAGACGGCAAAACGGCTGTCCTGCCTGCCAGCGAATGGAAAATTGACGCGGACTCCGCTTACGTTCACTTCTGTCCAAACGAAACTATCGACGGTATCGAAATTAACGACCTGCCTGTGACTGACAAACCGATCGTTGCTGACATGTCTTCTACCATTCTTTCGCGCGAAATCGACGTATCGAAATACGGCGTGATTTACGCGGGTGCTCAGAAAAACATCGGCCCTGCGGGTATCTGTATTGCGATCGTGCGTGATGATCTGTTGGGCTTAGCCAATGACGTTCTACCCAGCATTCTGAACTACAAACTGCTGGCGGAACAGGATTCGATGTTCAACACGCCACCAACGTTTGCTTGGTATCTGTCTGGCCTGGTGTTCAAATGGCTGAAAGAGCAGGGCGGTGTTAAAGCGATTGAAAAGATCAACCGTGAAAAAGCGGCACTGCTGTACGGTTACATCGATTCTTCAGACTTCTACCGTAACGAAATTCACTCTAACAACCGCTCACTGATGAACGTTCCGTTCCAGTTGGCAAAACCAGAACTGGATGGTACTTTCCTGGAACTGGCTGAAGCGCGTGGACTGACTTCTCTGAAAGGTCACCGCGTCGTGGGTGGTATGCGTGCTTCTATCTACAACGCAATGCCGCTGGAAGGCGTTCAGGCGTTGGTTGATTTCATGAAAGAGTTCGAAGCTCAGTACGCGTAA
- a CDS encoding DUF945 family protein → MKTIKRIGAVGGAISLALCWPLAVGQIGQNVITDGVNHIDNDKVKAEVVSYDRGYLTSTVQTRYSIVDPAIKLQMEAEGIPTEVVMNSEVHHGLLSLTAVSTFPDYPDFPMVINSTTRLNGNTEYTAQTETWHYANNGENPFTLSVTPMVFKGTATTLGELTYSASIPSIDMDFPTGEKVQMSNLAGEGQGIQQNGFWIGQQKMTMEQLNTQDTAGDSPFSAKQASYEFTSTLDEPKQRFSSQHIIKIGELVNESGKVNDVQIDFTLGDVDSQSFAKLSDIYQENPDMSQQAISEALPYVDTLFAKGFKVSMNKMALKVGEGEFDSNWSFAIPEGTKDVLQDPSVILSALTGNLDTFVSTQLAADYPFVQQGVDELVMMEMATQNEKGYQLKADVKDGNLVFANGQQVPLVALLVPLMMQQGY, encoded by the coding sequence ATGAAAACTATTAAACGAATCGGTGCAGTTGGTGGCGCAATATCATTGGCACTTTGCTGGCCTTTGGCTGTCGGTCAAATCGGTCAGAACGTGATCACAGATGGTGTGAATCACATCGACAACGATAAGGTTAAAGCGGAAGTGGTCAGTTACGATCGTGGCTACCTGACTTCAACGGTCCAAACCCGTTATTCCATCGTAGATCCGGCCATTAAGCTCCAAATGGAAGCGGAAGGTATACCGACCGAAGTTGTGATGAACAGCGAAGTGCATCATGGTCTGCTGAGCCTGACTGCGGTCTCAACGTTCCCGGATTACCCGGATTTCCCCATGGTGATCAACAGTACCACCCGCTTAAACGGCAACACGGAGTACACAGCACAAACGGAAACCTGGCACTATGCCAATAACGGCGAGAATCCATTCACGCTGTCTGTAACACCGATGGTGTTTAAGGGCACAGCGACGACGCTAGGCGAACTGACTTACTCTGCGTCGATTCCATCCATTGATATGGATTTCCCGACGGGTGAAAAAGTTCAGATGAGCAATTTGGCGGGTGAAGGTCAGGGCATACAACAAAACGGTTTCTGGATTGGTCAGCAAAAAATGACCATGGAGCAACTGAATACTCAAGATACGGCAGGTGACTCGCCATTCAGCGCGAAACAGGCATCGTACGAATTCACCTCAACATTGGATGAGCCGAAACAGCGTTTTAGCAGCCAACATATTATCAAGATCGGTGAGTTGGTGAATGAAAGTGGCAAAGTTAACGACGTGCAAATCGATTTCACTTTGGGTGATGTTGACAGCCAGTCGTTTGCCAAACTTTCCGACATCTATCAGGAGAATCCTGATATGTCCCAACAGGCGATTTCTGAAGCGCTACCTTACGTGGACACCCTGTTCGCAAAAGGTTTCAAAGTCAGCATGAACAAAATGGCGCTGAAAGTGGGTGAGGGTGAATTCGACTCTAACTGGTCGTTTGCCATTCCAGAAGGCACTAAAGACGTGCTGCAGGACCCGAGCGTGATTTTATCGGCGCTGACTGGCAATCTGGACACTTTTGTCTCAACTCAGCTAGCGGCTGACTATCCGTTTGTTCAACAAGGTGTTGACGAACTGGTCATGATGGAAATGGCGACTCAGAACGAAAAAGGTTACCAGTTAAAAGCGGATGTGAAAGACGGAAATCTCGTTTTTGCCAATGGTCAACAGGTCCCGCTGGTGGCATTGCTGGTACCGTTAATGATGCAACAAGGTTACTAA
- a CDS encoding ATP-binding protein — MNRYALLCLDNNPISVEQWRHELSAFAAKFDLHTADSVEDAQQALEFLEEQGQTVALVVASHHEAFNGADFLIHLDKLPHTRNARKVLISCGQDIQAILNAVNEGRLDYCLTKPLQDNVLRKTVQQELTTYILEQDKDNILSYSTLLDQQRILRAHIDNKMRSFREGFITDYHRLSDAELAEQVIGALYQFFEKEDETRACRTYSAEHLLTKEGEENRFLWFITEGEVALYKKDDLGQQREVVRHKKGNIVGGMSFVTGEPSFSTAITLTKTEVIKLERDVFAKVMHSDSSLLPLFTNLLLRHFNRRLQRSINTKLQLQKTLESLELAHQQLIEREKMAMLGQLVAGVAHELNNPVAAILRGTETLSRNIESIVDGCNVDHSRDSQGAALLRNALQAKPLSTSEERARAKQLEEKTHHRLLAKKLVKLGLENDQTLIDLARSHPDDALVQVDKLECYHLAGSNLRSINVCAQRIADMVKSLKGYARPDDETFHQVDIHEGIEDTLVIFENRLKMHSVEKEYADIPPLRCLPIALQQVWTNLISNAIDAFPERGTLHIRTRMEEKNDQTYAVISFTDNGCGIPDELKDQVFALNYTTKREGNFGLGIGLSVCQQIVLQHQGWIDVDSELGHYTTMSVWLPLSPR, encoded by the coding sequence GTGAATCGATACGCTTTGCTCTGTTTAGACAACAATCCCATCAGCGTGGAACAATGGCGCCACGAGCTGAGTGCGTTTGCCGCCAAGTTTGACCTGCATACTGCGGATTCTGTAGAAGATGCTCAGCAGGCTTTAGAATTTCTCGAAGAGCAAGGTCAGACCGTGGCTCTGGTTGTCGCCAGCCATCATGAAGCGTTTAACGGCGCAGACTTCTTAATTCACCTCGATAAGCTGCCGCACACACGCAATGCGCGCAAAGTGCTGATCAGCTGCGGGCAGGATATTCAGGCGATTCTGAATGCCGTCAACGAAGGCCGTCTCGATTATTGTCTGACTAAACCTTTGCAAGACAACGTGCTGCGCAAAACCGTGCAACAGGAGCTGACCACTTACATTCTGGAACAGGATAAAGACAACATCCTGAGTTACAGTACCCTGCTCGATCAACAGCGCATTTTGCGTGCTCATATCGATAACAAGATGCGCTCTTTCCGCGAAGGCTTTATTACGGATTACCATCGTCTGTCCGACGCCGAACTGGCCGAACAAGTCATTGGCGCCTTGTACCAATTTTTTGAAAAAGAGGATGAGACCCGAGCGTGTCGTACCTATTCTGCGGAACATCTGCTGACTAAGGAAGGCGAAGAGAACCGCTTTTTATGGTTTATCACTGAAGGTGAAGTTGCGCTGTATAAAAAAGATGATCTCGGCCAGCAACGTGAAGTGGTTCGGCATAAAAAAGGTAATATCGTCGGAGGCATGTCGTTTGTCACAGGTGAGCCTTCGTTCTCAACCGCCATTACTCTGACCAAGACCGAAGTGATTAAACTCGAACGTGATGTCTTTGCCAAGGTGATGCACTCCGACAGCAGTCTATTACCCTTGTTCACTAACTTGTTGTTACGTCACTTCAACCGTCGCCTACAACGCAGTATCAACACCAAACTCCAGTTGCAAAAAACGCTTGAATCGCTCGAACTGGCGCATCAACAGCTGATCGAACGTGAGAAGATGGCGATGCTTGGCCAGTTGGTCGCAGGCGTAGCTCATGAACTCAATAACCCGGTCGCTGCCATCCTACGCGGCACAGAAACCTTAAGTCGTAACATCGAATCGATTGTCGACGGCTGCAACGTGGACCATTCCCGGGACTCACAAGGCGCCGCGCTGCTGCGTAATGCTTTACAGGCAAAACCACTGTCGACGTCCGAAGAGCGCGCTCGCGCTAAACAATTGGAAGAGAAAACACACCACCGTTTACTGGCCAAAAAGCTGGTAAAACTTGGCCTCGAAAACGATCAGACGCTGATCGATCTTGCAAGAAGCCATCCCGATGACGCATTAGTACAGGTAGATAAGCTGGAATGTTACCATCTTGCCGGCAGCAATTTACGCTCCATCAACGTATGCGCGCAGCGCATTGCCGACATGGTGAAAAGCCTCAAAGGCTATGCCCGCCCGGATGACGAAACTTTTCATCAGGTCGATATTCATGAAGGGATTGAAGACACTCTGGTCATCTTCGAAAACCGGCTCAAGATGCACAGTGTTGAAAAAGAGTACGCCGATATTCCGCCGCTTCGCTGTCTGCCAATTGCGCTGCAACAGGTGTGGACCAATTTAATTTCTAATGCCATCGATGCGTTCCCTGAACGCGGCACACTTCACATTCGCACACGAATGGAGGAGAAAAATGATCAAACCTATGCTGTCATAAGTTTCACCGATAATGGCTGTGGCATACCGGATGAGCTCAAAGATCAGGTTTTTGCCCTCAACTACACCACCAAGCGGGAAGGCAACTTCGGACTGGGCATTGGTTTGTCAGTTTGCCAGCAGATAGTGCTGCAACATCAAGGGTGGATTGACGTCGACAGTGAGCTTGGTCATTACACCACCATGAGCGTTTGGTTACCGCTCTCACCTCGCTAA
- a CDS encoding response regulator, translated as MNKYMILCVDDEREVLDSVVQDLDCFEEHFVIEAAESVAEAKEVIEDYRQQDIPLALILCDHIMPEQTGISFLIELNDDEDTAKTRKILLTGQAGLEDTVEAINHASLHFYVAKPWHGDQLRQTIKDQLTQYIIDNEAELMPWIQVLDAEKILNAISAKRISFGE; from the coding sequence ATGAATAAGTACATGATTTTATGTGTCGATGATGAAAGAGAAGTGCTCGATAGCGTGGTTCAGGATCTCGATTGTTTTGAAGAACACTTCGTGATTGAGGCTGCGGAATCTGTAGCAGAAGCCAAAGAAGTCATTGAAGATTATCGCCAGCAGGACATTCCTCTGGCGCTGATTTTGTGTGACCACATCATGCCAGAACAAACGGGGATCAGTTTTCTGATTGAATTAAACGACGACGAAGATACCGCCAAAACACGCAAAATTCTGTTGACGGGTCAAGCCGGTCTGGAGGATACCGTCGAAGCCATCAATCATGCCAGCCTGCATTTTTACGTGGCTAAGCCGTGGCATGGCGACCAGTTGCGCCAAACGATCAAAGACCAGCTCACGCAGTACATTATCGACAACGAAGCGGAACTGATGCCGTGGATTCAGGTGCTCGACGCCGAAAAGATCCTCAATGCGATTTCTGCCAAACGAATCAGTTTCGGTGAATAA
- a CDS encoding TfoX/Sxy family DNA transformation protein has product MDMFEHRFFDYVIKFGTYQKRSMFGGIGLFQQDAMYALLTEDCIFIRGGEDLDEVLTNLGCDKYRHVKKQTTATVNYYDITQLFEQNHSELDSIIERSILYSIEQRSFQKSQANRRLRDLPNMQLTLERMVKKAGVDDVETFMRLGAPDVFNKVRRIYGSDLDVKLLWKFAGAIEGIHWKLLQEPRKRQLLDICHGR; this is encoded by the coding sequence ATGGATATGTTTGAGCATAGATTTTTCGATTATGTAATTAAGTTTGGTACCTACCAAAAACGTTCTATGTTTGGTGGTATTGGGTTGTTCCAGCAAGACGCGATGTATGCGCTGCTGACAGAAGATTGCATTTTCATTCGCGGCGGCGAAGATCTCGATGAAGTTTTGACGAATCTTGGCTGTGATAAGTACCGTCATGTGAAGAAGCAGACAACGGCCACCGTTAATTACTACGATATTACGCAGTTATTTGAACAGAACCACTCTGAACTGGACTCCATTATTGAACGTTCAATACTGTATTCCATTGAGCAGCGCTCTTTTCAGAAATCCCAGGCGAACCGTCGTTTGAGGGATTTACCGAATATGCAGTTGACGCTGGAACGAATGGTAAAGAAAGCGGGCGTTGACGATGTGGAAACATTCATGCGTCTGGGTGCGCCGGATGTGTTTAACAAAGTTCGCCGCATTTATGGCAGCGATCTGGATGTGAAGTTATTGTGGAAGTTTGCCGGAGCGATTGAAGGTATTCACTGGAAATTGCTGCAAGAGCCGCGTAAGCGCCAATTGCTCGATATCTGTCACGGTCGTTAA
- a CDS encoding HDOD domain-containing protein, with protein MNHLAFYWLPENRHKLIEGLESEFAQLVKSSISTGKISLPPIPDVVLKIQKLCTQESTGVSDVADCLTDDPGLAAIVIRVANSVVFNRRNITCTDLLTAVSRLGIVRVRDIVTAQAIEQLKHSINLSKECNKILVNSASVSRELGATMVLVAQSFKKLEPDNYLHLEQDKALLVGLLADIGLFCLVNEYYLYLENGNYLDQDIALQIFQSSCSSTSKLVLKHWGFDEDFLEVACNEELVEHCQEVSYLDVARIAHHLLMFRKQDDAIEEHDVEINAAGAEVLYNLSNLSDVEFKTQLSAVINASGF; from the coding sequence ATGAATCACTTAGCTTTTTATTGGCTTCCGGAAAACCGACACAAACTCATTGAAGGGCTAGAAAGTGAGTTTGCCCAGTTGGTTAAATCCTCCATCAGTACCGGCAAGATTTCTCTGCCGCCGATTCCTGATGTCGTGCTGAAAATTCAGAAACTGTGTACCCAAGAGTCAACTGGCGTCTCCGATGTCGCTGACTGCCTAACTGATGATCCCGGCCTAGCGGCCATTGTTATTCGCGTCGCGAACTCCGTGGTGTTTAACCGCCGTAATATTACCTGTACCGATCTGCTCACTGCCGTGTCTCGTCTGGGCATCGTTCGTGTACGTGACATTGTCACAGCACAAGCCATTGAACAACTCAAACACTCAATCAATCTGAGTAAAGAATGCAACAAGATCCTGGTCAACAGCGCTTCTGTCTCACGCGAGTTGGGAGCGACCATGGTGTTAGTCGCTCAGTCGTTCAAAAAGCTTGAACCCGATAACTACCTTCACCTTGAGCAGGACAAAGCTCTGTTGGTTGGCCTGCTGGCTGACATCGGTTTGTTTTGTCTGGTCAATGAATATTATCTCTACCTCGAAAACGGCAACTACCTCGATCAAGACATCGCGTTGCAAATCTTCCAGTCCAGCTGTTCCAGCACCAGTAAACTGGTCCTCAAACATTGGGGATTTGACGAAGATTTCCTTGAAGTGGCTTGTAACGAAGAATTAGTAGAACATTGCCAGGAAGTCAGCTACCTTGATGTGGCACGGATTGCACATCACCTACTTATGTTTAGAAAACAAGACGATGCGATAGAAGAGCACGACGTTGAAATCAACGCGGCCGGCGCAGAAGTCCTCTACAATCTCAGCAATCTCAGTGATGTGGAATTCAAAACCCAACTCAGTGCAGTAATTAACGCCAGCGGTTTCTAA